The genomic region CCTTCatctataaaataacattttctccGGCAATTAGAGTAAGGATCACCCAAGAAAACCATTTGTATTCATTCCCAGAcgaaaaaaataaacagttaacGAGATAAAACATACTTTCATCGAAAATTAGATTTCCCGATAAAAACTCGATCAAATTTCGGCCATGACAGTTACCGCGTGATCTCGCGAGATTTGAAAAAGAAATGTAGGAGGAGCTATGCCATATAAGGTAATCCTACTACGATGTTTACATAACAAAGAAAAAGCCCGCGATGGTACCCCGCCTTTTTTGCATGTACCAGAGATATCAGTCTGCTGTGGCTTCAGTGTAACATTTAAACCGTATTTTTCTTTTACTCTCTCGATCGCATTTACGTAGGCCGCCATGTTGGCTTTATTGAAAAATACTACGATTTCCATATATGGATACGATTTCCATATATGAAAATGGGTTTCTGACCTattttctgattggctgccaaAAACTTATGCAAATAAGGTCAAACCGGAAATTCCAACGTtttgtttcaagatggcggacgaTCTAGGCGAAATCACTCTGATCCTTATGTTGGTTTTGGAAAAAGTGGAAATAACGCTTTAATTGGTATGTTTCATTAGAAATTTTTACTCGTATGAACTGGAAATTCTTTTTTGTCCTCAAATAGTTCAAGTTTAATGCTCTACACTGTAAGATAAGTCTTAAAATCATGCCGGTGTGATTCACTCCGGCACTTGCTCCATTGAAAAGACCTTTTGGATTCATAACTGTCGCCGGACGTAGGACGAAGACAGTTATGTTTATCACAACTACAATCcagttaaacatttatttctgGCGCGCTGCATATGAAAGGAGCATTTGggaagaaataatacaataaagtttgtttttttacaaacacattcCTGTAGTTCCTAAACAACATTGAGAAGCAAAGAAGTTAACTATTGCATTATTTACTAAATGCTTATTTTCCTCCTGCTATGTGATTATGTTGGTGAGGTCTTTGGTTTTAATTCTGGTACCATCCAAGAGGTAAATGATATCCGCGAATCTCAAGTTGCAGATTGGTCTGCCACCGATGATGTTAGAGGTGTGATGGTCTTGGAGGGTCTCCTGTATTATTTTCCTGAGTAAAAAGTTAAGCAGGACGGGAGAACAAACAACTCTGACGGACACAAACCGATGTCCTGAAGAAATCACCCTTCTGTCTATTGAGAGATACTGTGtgctggcgtttccgtagagttcaTGGATTACTTGCAACAACCTTTCAGCAATGATGAGTTCTCTCAGAACCTGTAACAGGCAAACAGGCCACACACATTCGAAGGCTTTCTTAAAGTCGTTTTCGTTGATGTACACGATACGGGTGTATTTCATAgtcataaaaaaacactgatgcAGTTGAAACGACTCAAACTATTAAACGcacgcgcgcgcacgcacgcacgcacgcacgcacgcacgcacgcacgcacgcacacacacacacacacacacacgcacacacacacacacacacacacacacacacacctcaTGCTATCAACTTTTCCTCCAATTACTGTTTTATTAATGTGTGTCATTCTAAACAAAAAGTATCTACTTGCAACATAATAAAATGGTTCTAGAAAAGTTATGGTTACAATTATTGTATTGCACAATAAAACACTTGCCTGAATGAAAAAAATTACCGCATTTTCAATgaattaaaacacacaaaaaatatgccaaatatgCCGCGTACCGGGTAGATAGAAAATCTCGTTTACATCAAACTGATGCATCATTTGCATTCATCCCCTTGTTTATGatcattattttatctttatgaTATGTACATAATACATACGTATTTGGAAATTGCAAGCACTTAGTTGTGTTCGCATGAGCCATTGGCTTTCTGAAATGTTGTAAATAAGTAATTATACGAGTTAAGTACGTTTTTAGTTCGTCATTTGCAATAAATAAGTTTAGCATGCGAACTACATTTGTCGCTTGTCGCGCACATTAGgaagactgtgacaattatggTACACcatacggtggcactaaggtgacatcaccgcttaAAAAGAAAGatgtcgggaaaacacaagtctGTTTTCCCGTGTCCAAACAAAAGAGACGggaaacagaacttgtgttttcccaaCTTCTTTTttttgagcggtgatgtcaccttagtgccaccgtattTACACGCTACGTTATATGATCCGTTtcaccagcacccgattgtataaacgctggttaaagttaccgctcggtatcattcaaaccttggtaagtttgcggttattcaggtatattcaaggtaactcgattgtataaacacgatataccgcaatgtaacctaaccgcgcatagtggaatttaaccaccggtaactttaaccaaaacattcccacaatgcatttttaatgacgtaattttcgcgcgaagtgccACTCTTATAAACagtgacatgtattttttttatcaaattcatttacaaatgaatttacaataaaataaagtgtaaattttaactatgagttcatcaaaatgaccagggacaaattgataatgatgtcgggatttgcatcatttagcggaatccctggtgcctccaaactgcaagagagtgcttacaaagacgtctattcttctagttgttctagatgtaacataaaaattatacatggtcgtcgtaacatgcgaGACTATTTTtctaatatgtttacaataaacttacttactttcttgtacaataagggaatttaccataggcaaataaaacattgttcaaatttaaatatatctttgtatgcagaaatctgcaaatgcaaccgagttcaccaacggctattatttgtgtcgtgttctgagaaaatgggcataatgcatgtgcgtaaagtgtcgccccagattagcttgttaagttcgctaaggctagtcagggacgacactttccgccaaaaattgattttaaattttgctaagaagggacttcattttaacaaaaaatgtcataaaagcggaaagtgtcgtccctgattagcctgtgcgaacttaacaagcacaggctaatatgggacgacactttaagcacatgcattatgcccatttttctcagaacacgacacatttgataaactgctccggttcattttaacagcagttatgtacatagagtacatgacgtagcgtgtgacgaagaagaaagtctattgagttctcatttgaatataatgatatgatggcataagggtctttatttaactatgctaaaataattatcaaagaccctagatgcaaactcgtaatttattgaattaaatggattatttatggattttaaggGATTATTAAAgataagatactagttcgaacatattttgttttttgtttgtacttttgttgttcccagttctcggagaaatgattttaacatgggcgccattgatgcatcggatcacacacggcatacccataacagaatataagaaacacgttctgtgcgtccttaaattcgtcgtccgaagtcggaaatcgtattgccctgtaaattaagtcaaataaagtgtcagtggctgcaatttgttgtttactcgtcgaaattgtgaagggcgtcgatggttagcttttatagtgtcgcgcgccgcggccgttttgtgtaagttacctctcggttacttgtacttacccacctagggaagcagggtatgttttaactgggttttaaccgatcggtataactaaccaaattttatacaaacgcttaccgaccagttaccaacatgttaccgacttttaaccgccggtatatgataaccgccggtttaactgtttatacaatcgggtgctggtaTGTAAATTATCCCATATCTAATATACACGACTTGACCTTTCAACTGATTGCGTAGTCAGATCCGAAGCGCCATTTTGCATTGGGCGGACTTGTGAAAGAaggtaaatatttcattaaatagttCTTGATTTTAGTTAATAAGGTGTGGTTTTGTCGGTTTGATTTGTCTGCTGGTTTGCATTAGTTAAACACACGTGATACTGGTGTGGGAAAGAAGTCAATAAATAAAaagtcacactttgcgtttaggtttcgaaaaatgctcataacttctatgtcccttgagatataaccttcatatttggtatgcatgtgtatattgacaaggcctttacATACGCACATTTTGtttttacccctgtgatcttgaccttgaacttagggtccgcgtttaggtttcgaaatctgcgtttaggtttcgaaaaatgctcataacttctatgtcccttgagatataaccttcatatttggtatacatgtgtatatggacaaggcctttccatacgcacacaatattttacccctgtgaccttgaccttgaacttaggatccgcgtttaggtttggaaatctacgtttaggtttcgaaaaatgctcataacttctatgtcccttgaaatataaccttcatatttggtatgcatgtgtatatggacaagacctttccatgcgcacaatttttttttaaccctgtgaactttaccttgaacttagggtccgcgtttaggtttcgaaatctgcgtttaggtttcgaaaaatgctcataacttctttgactcttgagataaaaccttcatatttgatatgcatgtgtatatggacaaggcctttccatacgcaaaaaaaaatgacccctgtgaccttgaccttgaacttagggtctgcgtttaggtttcaaaatctgcgattaggattaaaaaatgctcatagcttctatgtcccttgagatataaccttcatatttggtatgcatgtttatatggacaaggcttttccatacgcacacaaattttgacccctgtaacattgaccttgaacttagggtccgcgtttaggtctcgaaatctgcgtttaggtttcgaaaaatgctatcacttctatcaaagcgtttatagggggcatatgtcatcctatggtgacagctcttgttcttaaTTGTTCAAATCGATGACGTTGTACTATGTCCAAgtcataataaaatatgttatgttttatattccattacatttgatgacaaacataaattatttatcatctaaccatttataataaaaacaaacacatttgttaaggtgtcatgacaagcagggtattttatttcttgaaacacacgcacggagtgggtgtttgtatttgacaaggctttctacacataaatggaagaaacaaatcttctgatgatcgtatgtgttcaatgtgcaacagagattgaccccaatggcaccgctcagttgaagagtctcgagacgtcagtaaacgttgcgacatccttctcaAATAtctaagaactgaaacgatactaaatccattctgtagaacacgtcgttatacgtatcattaaacatgcaCATGCGTTGCATgcgaataattaaatattattaatacccatcagacgtcaagcctaaacccaaaatcatacaattgcacaatttacTACACAATTCAAAAGCACCACAAGCccaaggacgccacggccctaacaaccgcccgtccgccgccgatgttcaaagcgcaccgaggacgccccctatgcccatccacaacgcctatttgcgaaaagtacatacagtgaagcattagttttgataaaagcagctgcgataattacaagatttatcCATTACCACcaattaagagaagtgcacatgacttcacgtacacccaaaataataatcggtggtaacgaacgattcaggtgtaaccgcgagcgggatacgcaaccctactgctcttttttttttcttttaatggcagggggacctATGAGGACCGATGTCTAgatgccttcatcacctcctgatacctctaattttagagaaatcttcaaataatcagctgttactatatcgtaaacgttaagtattcttttaagAAAACCATGTAAATCCAATGGTAAAATGTCCGGaaaccaatgcccctttctatctcaagtcagtcatccgtctgctctcataaaactcactgaaacacataaaacataacattaacatcaacacacagagcataaataaataaaacgatttaaatcaagtcttcgctctaccctgcttgcctgtcgaatgactaaacctactaATCTGtacacgaggaaatcttgatttccgcaacATTGGACAtgtatcaccttcaaaaacctgtatagccagtttattcattcacacaacgataataaatacatttcttTTCTGATAACAATTCACACAGGGGTTTATCAGTTGGTATGGAAGGGTTTATGTGTCACCAATATTTGAGCAACTAGCATGTAAAGTTCTAACTCATAGAGACTATCAAATAAAGTTAATTAACCAGCATCGTGTGCTATCGATATGTAGGGAAAATCGCGCTGAATATTTTGTAGATTTATGCCGCGTTAACAAAAGTATGTATGATTATGTATTTCCTACATTGTATCGATATCTGAAACCTTCTGTATTTGCTGTCACTGATATCCAATTCACATCGAAGTAATTCGAGACATGCTAAACGGGAAATGCAGTTTGAGACGCGTTACGCGCAAATGGTTTTTGTGACATATGCGGATAGCGTAGATCCATACTAGCCTGCGCAGTCGTGGCAGTCTGGTGTGAGATGcgctgtccgctaatgagacaacgaaaccttgcgtgacttcatAGCAGCCAGGGTGGCCAGCTTTCGTCGAATGTATTTAATAATGACTGgaataaacacaataaatagcAACGACTTGTGAACGTGTATGTTTTCGTTCTGTTACAGGTTGCAACTATGAGTGTGTGCTCAAACCTCACACTTGAACGTTCACAGCAAGTAAGCCTATAGAACGTTAAATAAGCTGCATCTTCAGTAtataaaatgagcctcgctcagtGAAAACGAatataaagcatgtgcgtaaagtatcgtcccagataagtctatGCCGcacgcacaggataatcagggacgaccctttccgtctaaactggattttcaccaagaagagatttcctttaaacgaaaaataccatcatAGCGGAAAATGTCGCCCCAAATTGGCATGTTCGggctttacgcacatgaattaaacgcCGTTTTTGTCAAGTGTTCAGCTGATTGATCAATCTACCTAGCAGTAGAATCTAATTGATTAAGTGTTTTGTCTATCGATGTATAAACCATACTCTCAATTATGCTGACTAATCAATTAATTAAATGAACTACACTGTATGCTTAACATTATGTTGCATGCTAGCTATATTTAAACCTTTTGCACATAAACAATAGAATTCGAATTACTGTCGATCCAATTTAAACTGATTTACCCTTAAACGCTTTTAGGCGCTGGACAAAATACGAGGCAATTTTGACACAGAGAATGAGAGACTGGAAATAGTGACTCCTGATCGCTACACGGAGGTGTTCGAGATACTCAAGCATCACTTTGTTCCTGATGAACCACTGTGTCGTACGTTTGGAGTCCAGTGGGAACAGGAATTCCAGGATTTAGCAACTGACGTAATGTTACTTTTagtatcatttaataaaatacttacacatatttattttcaacGGCTGGTTAAAAAAACTTCTTCGCGAAAACGTAAATTCTACATTTTCTGATTTTGGGAAAATGGAAGAATTGTTCATGGGCATTTTGAGATGTGACAGTGTTCGTAGGTCAATCCACATTATCAACGAATTTTAACGGCCCACGAATTGGAATGATTTTACAGTAGGCGCTTATGATATTGCGCATAAATTGCTTATTTGTCTCATTATCACTATctacaggcccgtagccaggggtttcaaagagggggggggggggggtcgagaATTTCCttatcaacgattgttattgagcaacgaagtggcgaagggggtatgtgcgggaggcttatataaacgctctcgaatccgtttcctgggcctagaaccagtacttggtgtctttgggggagatctaagaACGCtctcacggtggggatcgaacccgtgaactcccggtcgctaggcggacaccatatccattacaccacggcgaccttctaaattttgaaaatgaaacgtaaaaacgTGCATTCTGGtaactttttatctgtatttagagactgaagttatcgagcatttttatgtgaaattttaatttcattgaccatactcagtgactgatcgacatgaatattaTATAACATACTTGTATTCCTCACTACCGTGTTGCAATAACCTCCTTTTTCGATCAGTAacggaaatacattatttatacggtgtttaacccggcactagtatgcgcgcacacactgtgtttacatatgcaacaactaatttatagaatgtaaaattaacaataagaacggtataaaatatcattatttattggaatcttagaatcttgatataattggtgtattttaccattccaaaattcaACCATccataaatcaagcaaattaaaaggaaacatttgattttttgtcaaaacaattgcttgtctgctactatggatagtaccagaggcctagcattgctcttaACGTGCTAATACTgttatagtgtattgtacaacaaacactgatcaGCAAAACTGTGTCTTCCCTCATCTGCATCAATACTtaacagaaatcaaaatggtataatctggttacttttattttgtaaaattattttaacaaattagttatctttttctaaacgaattccagaaacaaataacaataaaggcttcataaagaccctataaccacaaactactggccctatggtctcacaGTTCTTAACAACGCacaccaggacgttgaagaaaaaagatggacTTATTTGTCCATTATGCTCAAGATAcattaacgtccacctgatcatatgttataacgttttaaactCATTATAACAACTGCTTAAGAGTAGGACATATTTCCtcgtgtcaagtttgacatatttaaaatattgtggaaagttctgtatgtggatCAGAACAGATGCTATACAGTGTTATTTAACTACAAAAAAGCTAAGTTGCTTAGTAGAAATGATTTGCTGTCTTGCCATACAACAAAACATATCCAGTCTTGAGCATAACTGATATTTTGGGGGTGAAATTATctatgaaacaagagctgtcagaggacatcgctctcgactattcgagtgcttgacagtataacgtaagccatcatggggaaattgttcaaatttttcaataaggtcaatgtaatagttcaggtatattttccacaatctattgaacatttgtaaagacataaaacaaactaatgagattttatttcaagtttgatagcaaaagcttggatgggaagtttggacggtccttcaaaaataaagcaaataaatattttgttcttttaaccatgtttcaaagaaaaaaatattctttttgggttgggtaggggggggggggggagtttgagagggaggtataatgtggggtgtggtcatttattagacgatctttcaaaaataaaaaaggaaaaataaaaaaaattggggtgggggtaggttggggggttgagagggggtataatgtggggtgtggtcatttattagacgatctttcaaaaaaaaaaggacaaaaaatgttttttgtgtgtggggggggggggagggggccgGGATtgtgggttggggcgtggggtattgtttgggtggaatccattgtggtattcaggtaagtgttgttttgaaaaagtattaataaaatctaatcataaataaagaagttatggcaatttaactaaaatttattctttcgaccttgacagtcaaggtcattcaaaggtcaaggtcaaattgaacttgccaggtacagtaccctcatgatagtaagaaaatatttgaagttttaaagcaatagctttgatgctttagaagtcaagtggatctaaacacacaatttaacaaaatattcagttactaagacaaaaagggccataattcttacaaaatgtttgatacagttgtctgctcttgtttattgattggggtcatgttggtctaGAATTTtgcaacatatgaaagcaatatgtcaagggacattgacaatagtTGAGGTGgttcgcaaactttaacatatatttatcaataatatgaatattctaaatggaaaaagggccataattcttacaaaatgcttgatttatttatctgctcttgtttataaattggggtcatgttggtaaagaagtttgcaaaatatgaaagcaatatgtcaaggaacattaaaaatatttgaggtggtacgaaaactttaacatagatttatcaataaaattcatattctaagtgaaaaaagggccgtaattcttacaaaatgcttgctacagttgtctgcttttgtttataggttggggtcatgttggttaagaagtatgcaaaatattaaagcaatatgccaagggacaatgacaatatttgaggtggtacgcaaactttaacatagatttatcaataatatgcatattctaaatggatgcatattctaaatagaaaaagggccataattcttacaaaatgtttgatatagttgtctgctcttgtttatagattggggtcatgttggtaaagaagtgtgcaaaatattaaagcaatatgtcaagggacattgaaaatatttgaggtggtacgcaaactttaacatagatttatcaataatatgcatattctaaatgaaaaAGGGCccttattcttacaaaatgcttgacacagttgtctgcttttgtttataggttggggtcatgttggtaaggaagtatgcaaaatattaaagcaatatgccAAACGACATTGACagtatttgaggtggtacgcaaactttaacatctaagatttatcaataatgtgcatattctaaatggaaaaagggccataattcttacaaaatgcttgatgcggttgtctgctcttgtttataggttggggtcatgtcggtaaagaagtatgcaaaatattaaagcaatatgtcaagggacataggaaatatttggggtggtacgcaaattttaacatttgcacgctcacgctcacgctaacgctaacgccgacgccggggtgagtaggatagctcccctatatgtatttcatatataatagtcgagctaaaaaaatattgacattggTGTCTGCATAACTTGTGTATGTGGCAATTTTATATCAAGGGGAAGTAACTCAACAAATTTATAGCACCCACAATCaggtaatttttatttacaattatagtTGTCATAGCTTTCAAAGAGTTTAAAGTTGACTCGACGGATAGACGGTATAATGATTTctaattaaatggaaaaaaccTATTAAAAATGGTACATAAACTAGAAAACACTATACAGTACTGATATGAAAGTCGTCATTTAACTTTTAATCTAAGaattaatacaacatttattcTTGGTTAAGCTAACCTACCTTCCACCTTCGTCAGGACCGGGTTCATAGATCTTCTTACATGTTGATCAATGTCAAACCTTCTTTTGATCACAACACAATTCTACggttagccccccccccccccccccccctggctacgagTATTATCTACTATTCGGCTAGATGTGTGACTGTTTGAATATGTGTATCGTACTATTTATAAGTAGCATTTGCCTTGCTAACTCCGATATCTATCGTACATTGTGAGAGGCAACGCTTTGCAGATTGTCCCCACACATTCGAAATGGACTGTTAGTTTAAAAGCagaattttgataatattttcatgaaaaatttTCCTATGACGTTATGAATTTCACTGTCTATACGTCATAACATGTGCTGATCCCATGCATATGTGTATATAATGTATTCATTTTTTGTAATCGACGCATAATAATaaggaataaataaaaacgaccaTTAAGTTTACTTCTATCAAGAAAAGAAGACATAGTATCGATATTACCCGCTCGACCACTAGTTATTACGTAATGGGTTGTTCTTAGAATGGCGCGATCTTAGCCGAAAGCGGTATCCGTATAACCGTATCCGAATATATCCGGATATCCGCATTATTTTATAAGTAAACTACAAAAGGCTTCTATAGACATAAATACCACCATCACAACCCTGTGAATACGTTAttgcatgtaaaaaaaacaacatataatgtGAATGTGTGCAAATTGCTTAACAAAAGTTGTTTAATGTTTGTCTTTAGGTGCTCGGGAAAAATTGTTCGCTGTGTATGATCTTCAAGTTATCTAATGAAATGATGGGGATCCGGCTGATAAGTTATATGCACTGCGCCGACCCTCCGTCGAACTATGATCACATGAAATATGAAGAATTGCGAGAGCTCTTGAGGTTTCTTTCGTGCAAGAACAAAGAAGTAGACTTCTTCAGGCGGTATGAGGTTGAGGAGGCCATTCAATTCTTTACCCTCGGCGTCAACAAGAAGTTTCGCCAAAGAGGGCTGGGGTCACGGTTGCTTGAGGCGGCGGTTGCCCTTGGAAAGGAGTTGGGATTTAAAGCGGTTAAAGGGGAGGCGACGTCCAACTTCTCTCAGCGAATTTACCAGAACGCGAAGTTTGAATGTATTCTGGACATGCTGTATGACGAGTACACGTTCAGGGGAAAGAAGCTCAGTGAATCAACCGGAGAACATAAAATGACCAAAGTATTTGGGTTGAAATTATGAAATACTTTACAATTCACATAAACACATCTTACAAAAACAGATACACAAGTTAGACCAAATGTTACGACACTTTATTTTGATCGAATCGTTTTGCATAGTTTGATAAAAATGCGAATACGAAAGCTATTTACCATGTATACAAACACTGATTTGCATATGTAAACGCAGACATATACTGCGCAAGGTTTAATTAATGTTTTGAGCTTCAAACTGTAATTTATTGGAAAATTCTCGTCGATTGGTCGGCGGGCCTGTCGGCGGGTAGACATTTTGTCAAGAAGCGGACCACGTCTTTCCTTTTTTATCTGGCAGTTGTGATAAATTCACAAGACCTGATGAACTTTACAATACAATTGTTGGCTTTGTTTGATTAGTATATATTAGTATTCACTCTTTACTCGCTGAGAATTTTCTTAACgagagctgtaattttgtgacccgcttAGAGTTTTTGCAGTTAAAGTCGAAATAGATAGCGAATATAAATACGATACAAACGCAAATCCCTTTCTTGtcgatatggctggaaaatgagcgACACTTTTACAACTCATAATAGTAACTTACGGTATGAAACGGCAAAAATTTGCTGTCACGGcttggacgtcgccatcttgtttttcACGTAATTAACCCCTATGGTATATACCGTTGATATAGTCATGCTACCCAGAGCAGATTTTTCCATCCGGCACATAGACGGTTAGACACAACATTCGGCAACATTTAAGAAGTATGACGCACTTGACCGAGCAGTTACGATTGGACATTGGTGTGAAAGCATGTCTGTGTTTGCGTTTTCTTCGTTGTTACTAATTTAATGGAAGtaaacttaattgtatttatgttaccATTTTTAGACTGATGGTGTATTTTAGTTAATATTCCTCGTTCATATCCATGCATCGGTTTAAGATTGAGAAAATACAATAGTGCCATTAAAAATCGTATGTGCGCTTTAAGCTACAttgttataaaatacttattctgCCATAATTACAACGAACATATATGTGTGTCTAATTAAGAATGCTTAATTATATTTATGCGTAAGATGAGAAAACTccaacttaaccctttccctctcagaagcaaagttaaatagctatttgcaaacagcataaaaccagaac from Dreissena polymorpha isolate Duluth1 chromosome 5, UMN_Dpol_1.0, whole genome shotgun sequence harbors:
- the LOC127882240 gene encoding arylalkylamine N-acetyltransferase-like 2 — encoded protein: MSVCSNLTLERSQQALDKIRGNFDTENERLEIVTPDRYTEVFEILKHHFVPDEPLCRTFGVQWEQEFQDLATDVLGKNCSLCMIFKLSNEMMGIRLISYMHCADPPSNYDHMKYEELRELLRFLSCKNKEVDFFRRYEVEEAIQFFTLGVNKKFRQRGLGSRLLEAAVALGKELGFKAVKGEATSNFSQRIYQNAKFECILDMLYDEYTFRGKKLSESTGEHKMTKVFGLKL